In Lates calcarifer isolate ASB-BC8 unplaced genomic scaffold, TLL_Latcal_v3 _unitig_2006_quiver_642, whole genome shotgun sequence, the following proteins share a genomic window:
- the mapkbp1 gene encoding mitogen-activated protein kinase-binding protein 1 isoform X3 — translation MENEVTLEKVLGITAPGNRALACDSRTGLLAYPAGCVVVLLNPRKNKQHHIFNSSRKAITTLAFSPDGKYVVTGESGHMPAVRVWDVSERLQVSELQEHKYGVSCVAFSPNGKYIVSVGYQHDMMVNVWNWKKNVVVAANKVSSKVTAVSFSDDSSYFVTAGNRHVKFWYLDHAKTSKVNATVPLLGRSGLLGELRNNFFSDVACGRGRQASSTFCITSSGLLCEFNDRRLLDKWVELRRVDSASTSQATCLSVTDELIFCGCSDGTVRAFSPLNLHFLCTLPRPHSLGADIASMVDASQLFSCRSEARYPDTVAVTYDPTNRWLSCVYNDHSVYVWDVRDLRDPRRPGKLYSALYHSSCVWSLEVYPAGGGGGGGEVHLPPGSFLSCSSDNTIRLWNIDGHNVLNRNILSHDLQKVIYVDDNIATLLDTESVTIAGGNAEKAGSSGSEGQQTDQSRAGIRTLRVSPDGQHLASGDRMGVLRIHDLDSMEEILNVQAHDSEILCLEFSKPDTGLQLLATASRDRLIHVLDAGREYSLVQTLDEHSSSITAVRFAANEGKVRMISCGADKSVYFRTAQQVEGGLEFTRTHHVVRKTTLYDMDVEPTRKYAAVGCQDRSIRIFNISNGKQKKLYKGSQGEDGTLIKVQIDPSGLYIATSCSDKNISIFDFYSGECVASMFGHSEIVTGLKFSSDCRYLITVSGDSCIFVWRLSPELTIRMRQRLSDLQPPASTHSSQNAPQQRVVTLSREVSSPRVVTMSSDSDKEEEEEEELSCPYMVTAGNLEEEIDEKMNSDLCRDDGKEVSGGRLPRRRWSRRTGGADGVLMVKSMLDLRLLDSYCPDRQEEQGGGQEEMKTHPLDVSPTPCNMRERSHGVEAGLRRTSQELGSTISLQVTSAWVEGNEARTSQRPDFILLSNQSPDREDPVLYPDQWEDRVSLAGSEFQVKEAGPAAAGGRQDKPSPDSGCSLGFSSRLSSPDRPAGDDSEPTEPLSVDGNSSELEIEEEDDEDGGRGAGAGGVSKQVPQTPDQEAFLKEHFVTLADLSASGSPSRASHSSSESLSISSRFLSQNPAGSRAVLPLPSRTSGGGGGGGAGEAKARPLVSEVRPLMEQNQNRTQDRRVSWNQDQIQSQDQTSSLQNQIQNQNNTNLDQAQPSQVRNQIQQGTGQLHSRAEGEEASLALQAHRPSPLKKKAQTALESKRNLGPTARAVASHLNSSCGLRKAQSVHSLLSDTGDPSLSQLTSRPSREIPPQLLLPPQRPTTLPSSPRRPPSSMSLPPQRPSPASPRSPQQETAVTPSAAATPRKSSSSSSTPSAPRSYMSPTASSMAKMSRSVSVGDGLNIEEPAEDPAVTLSSSSAVTTSSQVKETPPPLVAMVPSNTALATPPHATVVPVVAAASSSSGNQAANPSRSLQARVPASSRPLPDKPSLASFTPSSKTAATSSSSTSRPPPVSVSPLTPPQQEEEPQTPAGSGAEQRDDTDQPISVETCRALTNELQSCFKRATHLYRKVSGSSTDDSTPYQRQMAVLLSDAFQAMRAELDSLPLGEPSMLGGEGGLGGVGEVKTAALLEEYSLLLLQAVHRRINTTSS, via the exons ATGGAGAATGAA GTGACCTTGGAGAAGGTTCTGGGTATCACGGCTCCAGGGAACCGAGCGCTGGCCTGCGACTCTCGGACTGGACTGTTGGCGTATCCTGCAGG GTGTGTTGTCGTCCTGCTGAATCCTCGGAAGAACAAACAGCATCACATCTTCAACAGCTCCAG gaaGGCGATCACCACATTAGCGTTTTCTCCAGATGGGAAATATGTGGTTACAGGAGAG AGCGGTCACATGCCGGCAGTCCGGGTCTGGGATGTGTCAGAGCGTCTTCAggtctctgagctgcaggaacATAAATATGGCGTCTCTTGTGTGGCATTTTCTCCAAACGGAAAATACATCGTCAGTGTTGGATATCAACACGACATGATGGTCAATGTTTGGAACTGGAAG aaaaatgtcGTCGTCGCTGCCAATAAAGTTTCTAGTAAAGTGACGGCCGTCTCCTTCTCAGACGACAGCTCCTACTTTGTTACTGCCGGCAACCGCCACGTCAAGTTCTGGTACCTGGATCACGCCAAGACCTCCAAG gtgaaCGCCACCGTCCCTCTGCTGGGGCGTTCAGGGCTGTTGGGAGAACTCAGGAACAACTTCTTCAGTGACGTGGCATGTGGGCGGGGCCGACAGGCATCCTCCACCTTCTGCATCACCTCCTCTGGTCTCCTGTGTGAGTTCAACGACCGACGCCTCCTCGACAAGTGGGTGGAGCTCCGG AGAGTCGACTCTGCCTCA aCGTCTCAGGCCACCTGTCTGTCCGTCACAGATGAGTTGATCTTCTGTGGTTGTTCTGATGGGACAGTTCGAGCTTTCAGCCCCCTCAACCTGCACTTCCTCTGCACTCTGCCCCGCCCACACTCCCTGGGAGCTGACATCGCCAGTATGGTGGACgccag tcAGCTGTTCTCCTGCAGGTCAGAGGCTCGATACCCAGACACAGTGGCGGTGACCTACGACCCCACCAACCGCTGGCTGTCCTGCGTCTACAACGACCACAGTGTTTACGTCTGGGATGTCAGAGACCTCAGAGACCCTCGTAGGCCGGGAAAACTGTACTCAGCCCTCTACCACTCGTCCTGTGTGTGGAGTCTGGAG gtgtacccagcaggaggaggaggaggaggaggtgaggtgCATCTCCCCCCCGGCTCCTTCCTGTCCTGCTCCTCAGACAATACGATCCGACTGTGGAACATTGATGGACACAACGTTCTGAACAGGAACATCCTGAGTCAC gACCTGCAGAAGGTCATTTACGTTGATGATAACATAGCGACGCTCCTGGACACAGAGAGCGTCACCATAGCCGGCGGCAACGCAGAGAAGGCGGGGTCATCGGGCTCAGAGGGGCAGCAGACCGACCAGAGCAGGGCGGGCATTAGGACACTGAGAGTCAGTCCTGATGGACAACACCTGGCTTCTGGAGATCGCATGGGGGTCCTCAG gatCCATGATCTGGACAGTATGGAGGAGATCCTGAACGTTCAGGCTCACGACTCAGAGATCCTCTGCCTCGAGTTCTCCAAACCAGACACCG gtctgCAGTTACTGGCCACAGCCAGTCGGGATCGTCTGATCCACGTCCTGGACGCAGGCAGAGAGTACAGTCTGGTCCAGACTCTGGATGAACACTCATCTTCCATCACAGCCGTCAGGTTTGCCG CCAATGAGGGGAAAGTGAGGATGATCAGCTGTGGAGCCGATAAGAGTGTCTACTTCCGCACTGCTCAGCAG GTGGAGGGGGGGCTGGAGTTCACTCGGACTCATCACGTGGTCAGGAAGACGACTCTGTACGACATGGATGTGGAACCGACCAGGAAGTACGCAGCAGTGGGCTGTCAAGACCGCAGCAtcag gatcTTTAACATCAGTAACGGGAAACAGAAGAAGTTGTATAAAGGTTCTCAGGGAGAGGACGGCACGCTCATCAAG GTGCAGATCGACCCATCAGGTCTCTACATCGCCACCTCCTGTTCAGACAAGAACATCAGCATCTTCGACTTCTACTCTGGAGAGTGTGTGGCCTCCATGTTCGGACACTCAG AGATCGTCACAGGTCTGAAGTTCAGCAGTGACTGCAGATACCTGATCACCGTCTCTGGAGACAG ctgtaTCTTCGTGTGGCGTCTCAGTCCAGAGTTGACCATCAGGATGAGGCAGAGACTCTCTGATCTCCAACCTCCTGCCTCCACTCACAGCTCCCAGAATGCACCTCAGCAGAGAGTGGTGACCCTCAG CAGGGAGGTGTCGTCTCCTCGCGTCGTCACCATGTCATCTGACAGcgacaaagaggaggaggaggaagaggagctcaGCTGTCCTTATATGGTCACAGCAGgaaacctggaggaggagatag ATGAAAAGATGAACTCTGATCTCTGCAGAGACGACGGGAAG GAAGTGTCGGGGGGTCGACTCCCCCGCCGCCGCTGGTCCAGGAGGACGGGCGGCGCTGATGGTGTCCTGATGGTGAAGTCCATGTTGGACCTGAGACTGCTGGACTCGTACTGTcctgacagacaggaggagcaggGCGGGGGGCAGGAGGAG ATGAAGACCCACCCCCTTGATGTTAGCCCCACCCCCTGCAATATGAGGGAGAGGAGTCATGGTGTGGAGGCCGGGCTTCGCAGGACCAGTCAGGAGCTGGGGAGCACCATCAGTCTGCAGGTCACCTCAGCATGG GTGGAGGGCAACGAGGCGAGGACCAGTCAGAGGCCAGACTTCATCCTCCTGTCCAATCAGAGCCCAGACAGGGAGGATCCAGTGCTGTATCCTGACCAATGGGAGGACAGAGTGAGCCTGGCAGGCAG TGAGTTCCAGGTGAAGGAGGCGGGTCCTGCCGCTGCAGGTGGACGACAGGACAAACCCAGTCCAGACAGCGGCTGCTCACTGGGATTCAGCTCCAGACTGTCCAGTCCAGACAGACCTGCAGGAGACG ACTCTGAGCCCACTGAGCCTCTCAGTGTGGACGGAAACTCGTCTGAGCTggagatagaggaggaggatgacgaGGACGGAGGAAGAGGTGCAGGTGCAGGTGGAGTGTCTAAGCAGGTTCCTCAGACTCCGGATCAGGAAGCTTTCCTGAAGGAGCACTTTGTCACCCTGGCTGACCTCTCAGCCTCAG GAAGTCCAAGCAGAGCGTCTCACAGCTCCAGTGAGAGTCTCAGCATCTCCTCCAGGTTTCTGTCCCAGAATCCAGCTGGAAG tcGGGCCGTGTTGCCCCTCCCATCTCGGACcagtgggggaggtgggggaggaggagcaggggaggCGAAGGCCCGTCCGCTGGTCTCTGAGGTCCGACCTCTGATGGAACAGAACCAGAACAGGACCCAAGACAGGAGGGTCTCATGGAACCAGGACCAAATCCAGAGTCAGGACCAGACCTCGTCACTTCAGAACCAGATCCAGAACCAGAACAACACCAACCTGGACCAAGCTCAGCCTTCTCAGGTCAGGAACCAGATCCAGCAAGGCACAGGTCAGCTCCATAGCCGGGCTGAGGGCGAGGAGGCCTCCTTGGCTCTGCAGGCCCACCGGCCCTCTCCTCTGAAGAAGAAAGCTCAAACAGCTTTGGAGTCCAAGAGGAACCTGGGCCCGACGGCCCGGGCTGTTGCCTCCCATCTGAACTCCTCCTGTGGACTCCGGAAGGCTCAGTCAGTCCACAGCCTGCTGAGTGACACAG gtgacccctctctctcccagttGACCTCTCGTCCGTCCAGAGAGATCCCCCCTCAGCTACTCCTCCCCCCTCAGCGTCCCACCacccttccctcctcccccagACGTCCCCCCTCATCCATGTCTCTGCCCCCTCAAAGACCCAGCCCCGCCTCCCCCAGGTCCCCCCAGCAGGAAACAGCGGTCACTCCGTCTGCTGCCGCCACACCAAGGAAGTCTTCATCCTCGTCCTCGACTCCGTCAGCACCACGCTCCTACATGAGTCCCACCGCCAGCTCCATGGCCAAGATGTCCCGCTCCGTCTCCGTGGGCGATGGCCTCAACATCGAAGAACCCGCCGAGGATCCCGCAGTGACATTGTCGTCGTCGTCAGCGGTAACCACCTCCTCTCAGGTCAAAGAGACTCCACCTCCTCTGGTTGCCATGGTACCCTCCAACACAGCTCTGGCCACGCCTCCCCACGCCACCGTCGTCCCTGTTGTCGCCGCTGCCTCCTCGTCTTCTGGTAACCAGGCAGCCAACCCCTCTCGCAGTCTCCAGGCTCGGGTTCCCGCCAGCAGCAGACCACTCCCTGACAAACCCTCCCTCGCCTCCTTCACGCCATCATCCAAGACCGCCGCCACCTCTTCGTCTTCCACGTCTCGGCCTCCTCCGgtctctgtctcccccctgACTCCCCCccaacaggaggaggagcctCAGACTCCTGCAGGAAGCGGTGCAGAGCAGAGGGATGACACAG ACCAGCCAATCAGTGTGGAGACCTGCAGAGCTCTGACCAatgagctgcagagctgctttaAGAGAGCCACACACCTGTACAGGAAG GTGAGCGGCTCCTCCACCGATGACTCCACCCCTTACCAGCGGCAGATGGCTGTCCTCCTATCAGACGCCTTCCAGGCCATGAGGGCGGAGCTAGACTCCCTGCCGCTCGGAGAGCCGAGCATgctgggaggagagggaggtttGGGAGGAGTGGGGGAGGTGAAGACGGCGGCTTTGCTGGAGGAGTactccctgctcctcctgcaggcTGTCCACCGGAGGATcaacaccacctcctcctga